The stretch of DNA TTGGTGGGCTTGGCGCCGCCTGTTAGCAATGGGAGCGTGATGTTTCTGGTGCACCATGCATGGTGCTGTAATAAGATACTAGTTCCTTTGCTCTTCCACCTAGCCAGCGGAGCTGTGCTGCGAGAAACCTGTGCTGTAAACTGTTTTGCTACGATCCTTTTTTGACGAAAGTTTTGCTACGATCTTTGCTTAAGTAATAAGTCTGGGACTTTAATTTGGCCCTaaaattcttaaaaaaaaatattttgtactTGCAGAGACGTTCCCCCATGACACTACATACACTTCTGTATTCGTAATTGTTGTATTCAGAATAAATTTCATATGGTAAATTAATAAATGTATCTGTTAGTACTTTTTTTGAATACTTAGTACAAACTGTACGGTAGCATACTATCACGACATAGGCGATCTATAAAACCTATAAAATTAGTCCCCACTAAGagtcattaactctatttctTTCAACATGCAAGCTATCCACGTCATCATCCACTAAGAACTTCTATTTATGCCTTCTACCGATTTTCTGTGCACAATCGCAAGTCACTATTGTAAGTCATCAATTCTAGCGTAAATGATTcctccaccacaacaaacacacctcaAAGGAGCTAAAGAAAATCAAAAGTCGCCGCTGCAATATGAAGAAACCCAAAGATTGTCACTGCAATCGGGTTTAAATAACTCCACTTCACCTTCGGCATGCCCTGCCCTATTCGGCACGGCTGTAACTAAGGGCACCGTCGACTTCATATTCGACAACGCTGCCGCCGTGCTACAGGGCTTCAACCTCCATGCCCGTCGTCTGCTCCCCAACCAGAGCAGCATCTCGGGAAAAGGAGATGAAAGGTTTTTGGTGGTGTTTACGCTCATCTTCAAGGTGTTTGGTTTTCAATCTCCTTTTTTATGGTTTTCTAATGGAGAGGAAAAGAATAATGTAATAATAAGAATACAAAGATAAGGATTAAagggagaaaaataaaaagaagaaaaaaagaaaggagaaaaggcAAAGGTAGAGAAAATAagcagaaaaaaataaaatgagagagaaaaagaaagaaaagtataaagaaataaaaataaaaatttgtctCATACTTTACTAGTATTATTTTGTCATTAACCTTCTATTTAGCTAAAATAATCTCACCTAGTTTATAAAAAAAAGATCTTCTTGGGCCATTAAATGGGCTTAACTGTAACTTTCTGGCCCAAAACAAGGCCTTCATCGAACGATTGGCCCACACGAGCGATCTAGCAGCTGCAACTGcattttttttcctaaaaaaaaagcAGCTGCAACTGCAAATCCCCAATTTCCGAGTGAACGAGAGCACCTTCTTCCCTACGACACAGGGTTAATTACGCAAGCTCAGAGCTCTGCATATTTTTCCCCCTCTCGTACTAACACAGTGAACCATATATAGCCCAGTTCTTTTTTATGAGTCCCGTGAGGCTGTCCGCACCGGGTTGGGATGCGGCATTTCCATATGCCCAAGCAGGTTTGTTTAGCCTGTTTTCTACTTCGATCTATTGGCGAGTTAGTTATTTATTATGTTCATCACTGAAAGCTTACATGGCCAACATGGTCGATGACAGTAATAAGCCAACGTGATAATCACGATCTACTCACATGGATCTCGATCGCAAAGCCAGCACTCTTGACCTCTGACTTTGCTTTATTGAATTGATCGGTAGCCAATAAGGCACCCATATAATGTACCAATAATGAACTTAGCAATTCTTCCATTAAACAAGACCACTAGGCTGCACCAGCGCTGGCTTATTCTACTCACCTTCTACGACAGCTGACAACACTGCCAATTAAAAACATTATTGTTGCTTCCTCAATTATTTTTCTTACTCCTTCCACCCTCCCTGTTGCTTACTAGTAGTTGCCCAAGTACAATCAGCACGGGATGAAACGAAGCATTGGTCGCTGACTCGTTAGTTTCTGCTCTTGCAAGGGCTTGCAGCATTGTTTTGCTCATCAACCGGATGCAATTCCTCCCACTCCATCGAACTTGATCTAGACATCAACAAAACCGGGACGACAACGCCTGCTTGTTCTTCAGCTGCTCGAATTCAGGTAAACCTTCATCAGACTTCATCAGTTAGTTTTTCCCTCCTTCAAAAGTTCGTAGCGTTGACCTGAAAGCTAGCTAGAGTTGACTTGTCAAATTTGTGACCGGATTTTTCTCATATACTTGTAACGCTGAGCTCTCCGATAATTCCATGCAGCCATCATGGCGGAGGCTGTTGTGGGAGTCCTGATCGGCAAGCTAGGTGCGGCCTTGGCAAAAGAGGCAGCAAGCTATGGTGCATCCCTCGTGTGCAAGGAAGCTTCTGCCCTCAAGGGTGTCTTTGGCGAGATCCGTAAAGCAGAGGTAGAGCTGGAGAGCATGAAGGCCTACCTGCGTGACTCGGAGAAGTTCAAGGACACCGACGAGACTACTGGCATCTTCGTCAACAAGATCCGAGAACTATCTTTCCGGATAGAGGATGTTGTTGATGAGTTCATGTACAAGCTTGAGGGGAACAAGCATGGAGGATTTGCAGCCAAGACAAAGAAGAGGATCAAGCATGTCAAGGTTTGGCGCCGCCTAGCTCTCGAGCTCAATAATATCATTGTTGAGCTTAGAGAAGCTGCAAAAAGGAGGGACCTATATGCTAGGCCAGGAATGGAGAACTACGCTGGGAGTACCGACCATCATGCCAGATCGACCCATCAAACTTCGTGTTTTGCAAGGGAAGATGATCTAGTGGGTATTGAAGGTAATGCAACCAAGCTCAAGGGGTGGCTagttgatgatttggaagaaagGAAGACGAAAATCACCACAGTTTGGGGGATGGGTGGAGTTGGAAAAACTACTTTAGTTGATCATGTCTATAAGATTGTGAAAGTGGAGTTTGACGCTGCTGCATGGGTAACTGTGTCCAAGAGTTACCAAGTCGAGGATTTGGCAAAGAAGATTGCTAGAGAGTTCAGCATCTCAATTGATTCCAGCAATATGGATATGAGAAGAGTAGTTGATGTCATTCGTAACCATCTTGAAGGTAAAAGGTTTATCTTGGTTTTGGATGATGTTTGGGAACAAGATCTGTGCATTAATAATATCATGGAAATCTTTCCAACTAACTGTATCAGCCGATTTGTCCTCACATCTAGGAACTTTGAGGTTGCGTCATTGGCAACTAGTAACTGCACAATTGAGCTGGAACCATTGGGAGAAAATCAGTCTTGGAACTTATTCTGCAAAGTAGCTTTCCGGAATAATGATGGCAAAAGGTGCCCATCAGAGTTACTTGATTTAGCGTTAAAGTTCTTATAAAAGTGCGAAGGGTTGCCTATTGCCATTGCATGCATAGGCCGTGTACTGTCTTCCAGACCCCCAACATACCTTAGATGGGAAACTGTGTATAAGGAGCTAGAATGGCATTCGTCTAAGAATGGGATCCAGAATATTGACAACATTCTGAAATTCAGCTTGGAGGATCTTCCATATGAATTGAAGAATTGCTTCTTACATTGTGCAATATTTCCGGAGGACTATGTAATGACGAGGAGGAGGTTAATTAGGCACTGGATTACTTCTGGATTcatcaagaaaaaggacaacGAAACACTAGAACAAGTGGCAGAGGGCTACCTGATTGATCTTGTAAACCGAAGCCTACTACAAGTTGTGAGGAAGAATGAGTCTGGGAGAGTGAAACGTTGCCGAATGCATGATGTTATCCGCCGTCTCGCCATTGAAAAAGCCGCGAAAGAACGCTTCGGTGTAGTCTACGAGGGACATGGGACACTTGAGGTACATGGAACACGTAGACTGTCAATACAGAGCACCGATATTGCACTAATAAATCAGCCTGGTGCTCGACATCTCCGTGCAGTATATGTTTTTATGAGTTCTGTTGATATTGTTTCATTGAAGCCTATCCTTACATCTTCGATTTTATTGTCAACATTGGATCTGCAAGGTACTGAAATCAAGGTGCTGCCTAATGAGGTATTCAACTTGCTTAATCTGCGTTTCTTGGGTCTTCGGGATACCAGAATTGAGATTCTACCAGAGGCCATTGGGAGGTTACAAAACTTAGAAATACTAGACACAGCGCATTCTTGTTTGCTATCTTTACCAAAGGATGTAGCAAAAGTAAACAAGCTTAGGTACCTATATGCGACTGTAGAGGTCACTGAAGGATGTATTATCCTTCGGCGTGGAGTTAAGGTACCTGGGGGCATAAGGAACTTGACAGGACTGCATGTTCTGCAGAATATTAAAGCTAGCTCAGAGACTCTACATGACATTGCAGCTTTGACTGAGTTACGAAAATTAGGAGTTGACGGTTTAACAAGTGAGCACTCGTTAAGCTTGCGTAATGCTCTCCTGAACATGAAGAATCTTGTCAGTCTGGTAATGAAAACATCAAACGAAAATGAAGTTTTGCCATTGGAAGAACTCTGTTTACCAGAAACTCTTTCTAAACTTGCTCTGACAGGGCAGCTGGAAAAGGAACGGATGCCTCGTATTCTCTCATCCTGGTTGCATCCCAACAACCTCACTGATCTGCATCTTACGTTCTCCAAGCTTGATGGAAAATCATTTTCTAACCTCATGGTGTTGCAGAATTTATGCTTCCTTACCCTTTTTAAGGCTTATGATGGAAGGACGCTATGCTTCTCTAGGCAGTCATTTCCTAGACTGAGATTCCTAAAAATATTGGATGCTCCGCACCTCAACCAAGTTGAAATAGAAGAAGATGCACTGGGAAGCCTTGTTACCCTAAAGTTTTCAGAGTGCCCAGAAATGAAGCGCCTCCCTCAGGGCATTGAGCACCTCAGGGCCCTTGATAATATATATTTGCAAAATACTGTATATGAGCTTATAGAGATGCTCAGGAAGGAACATGAAACTGCTGAATGCAAGCAAGAACTTATGAAGATTGGCCACATTAGAAGGGTTATCATTGTGTCAACTGAGAAAAACTTTTGGCGAAGAATCATTTTCAGAGGGAATGAATGAGCTGTCTAAAGGCTTGTATGCTAGCTGCTACACCCAAAGTCAACGTACAAGGTATGCGTTTATGCAGCTTCTTTTTTGTTAGGTCGGCCGGCGGCAACACATTATCACTCCTAAACGTCTCGTTGGTTTCATTTTCTTCAGGTTGCTGCTGCCTCTGTTGCGCTGCGTTGGTGGTTCAGTTCAGTACTCAGTGGTCACTGGTCAGGGAACATGCATTGAGCTACTGAGCAAGGAGGCATAGGCCGTTTACTTAAGCAAATTAGTTTGAAAATTAAGCGCTAACAATGTTCTAATTTATGTGATCCACGCCATTTACGCTTGGCATTGATCTGAACATAAAAGGCTGTGCCTGGTGCAGAGAACAAACAGTGCTTTGCTTTGGATTTGTGTTTAGTCAGTGGTCGGAATGGATTATATTGGCAGATTGGCTTGATGTCCATGGGTGAGGCATCTCCAGGTCTGTAATAAACTTGCGGAGCCGGCCCTTCCTTTTCCGTTTTGCTGAAGATACTTGTATTTCGTGATGTCTTTTTGTTGGTGCATCaagaaatttgatttgaatttcaTCCAGCAATTTGTTTATAAATAATTTCATTGGGTAAATGGAAAACCACACGATTGGTCGTTGGTTTTACTAAATTCATTTCCTTCTAATTAAATCAAAGCTGTTGTGGTTTGTGGAAACCCACGACCAgatggcgtagtgcacccgtctaatcccagagggtgagtacttgGGGGCGCGCAAAGCGATTCAGCAGGTCTACCTAGggggcaagaacacaagaactcTCGAGGATTTatagtggttcgggccgccggagcgtaataccctacatccactgtgagttgtattgctcttgcatatgaatgaatctatcctctgcccaggtTGGGTACTGGCCTCTGCCGGGACTCCTCCTCcttttctctaacgggcgtctcccttttatagcccaaggggacgcgtacacaggcgttgaaACCCCGATAGGTGGGTCCAACGCGGATGTATATTATATTACGCAGAAGGCATTAATGGTGCTACattggttgagaatctctccccAGATACGCTTCATCACCCTGTGGACTGTCTGACCGAGGAGTGGATTCACATGTCCCATCGGTGAGGCGCCCGTTAaggtagtgtaggttgcggtgtagactgttgggtctaccgcgtaggcgtcatGATGGTCGAAtgcgagccgtcgtgtccaactggcgtagcagactgacatgcgtggcgtgggcggcgccagtggCTGCACAGtgtgccttggtaacgcgcgatcaacagtgaggcctggcaaaagccgcctcgggctctgctgtggcagagcgcacttacgtctcccatattgaatgcggtaggtgggcgagtcttcccgaggaagcttcgcggccgcgcgcgtgactgcacctgcggacacgtggcggctccggaccccccaggcggtgtgtctgttccctccccgctgaggggtccggatagtatatgggggtccgggaccccgtgggaggtctgggcccccggctgttttggctgagcactcccttctcgggacacgcggcgtcaccggatccttccctagcaaggaatgggtctggggccgctgaccgggtgagaagggcttcggaccgcgggggtccggctgctcaggccGTCAGCGCGTAGTCAAAGATAACTACGAGGCTCTCACAGcaacacctctgggacacgtggtgacaccggacccgtctcCGAGCGAGAAGCGGGTCCGGTaccgttggtctggtgagatggagtcggaccccatgGGTCTGGCTGGTCAGCTTTTTAGAACGTAGTTACGGAtacgcgagtcttgacacagcaagagaggataccctagtccagaggtatcAACAAAAGCGATACACAATGCCGGAGCAAATTCAGGCATGCAAAAGTATTCTGAACATCGCGGTCACAACAGCAGTTGGAATCTATAGGCATTTTGATAAGTTAAGGGGGATGCAGACACATTTCTAATCGCCGTCAACTAAAAGACACCATCAAGAAGTAAGCAGAGCAGGATCATACGGACAAAGCTTTCTCTAATTCATTTTGAAAGAATCATCCAAGGCCAGGCACACCAGCGCATGAACAGACATGCCAAGTCGTCAACAGAATGGGAAGCTGAACCCCACCCACGTGCAACCAGATCacaacgaagaagaagaaacagcatcccctccaagaacaagaaaaaatgAGAACCAACCCAACAAATCAATCTGCACGCAAACCGCAAACGCGAACGAACCAACTGACAAACGAAGGCCAGAGCCATACATCCAAGGTTGATCTCGCCGAAGCTGGCAAGGCAGCTCCGgcgaccggccggccgccggccgtcgtCGCGTGCACGGGcaggcctcgccgccgctcctcccgccGTGGGAACCCGGGCGCCGTTGGAGgcgagaagagagagggagacggAGACGGAGGGATATGCCGCTGGGCGCTGGCCGCGTGAGCTCTAAGCTCTTGTTGATGCAAGCTCTTGTTAATTAGTTCCCTTACTTTTCCACCTAGCCAGCGGAGCTGTGAGGGCTGGATAACCAGCCAGCTCGGCTGTTACACCTACTCGTTATAGCTTGGCTCATTAGCACACTGgctcagctcggctcggctcattaAAAAACTCGAGCCAGCTcgtttggctcgcgagccaaatCATAAAAACACATATAGAGAGATTATAAAATCAAGTGAGCAGCAAGCACAAAATACTTATAATTTTAACATTAGAGAACATAAATCCATCCATCAATTGATCTACAATTTCACAGTTACATATAACGGTAAGTCCACAATTTCAGAATTGGACTGGAATGAGCTATCAAAGGATGTTAACTTGGCCCGTTATGACTCGCGAGCAgctcgcgagccagctcgagctggcttgttataaaacgagctggctcattataaaACGAATCGAGCTCGAGCCGAGCCATTAACGAGCGAGTTACCGAGttacgagtttttcgtccagcccTGGCTGCTGCGAGAAACCTATGCTGTAAACTGTTTTGCTACTGTCTTTGCTCAAGTAATAAGACCGGGGCTTTAATTTAGCcctaaaattctaaaaaaataatttgtacATGCAGAGACGTTCATTTCTGTATTCGTGATTGTTGTGAACACACCTTATTAAATTCAGAATAAATTTCAAATGGTAAATTAATAAATGTATCTGTTAGTACTTAGT from Panicum virgatum strain AP13 chromosome 9K, P.virgatum_v5, whole genome shotgun sequence encodes:
- the LOC120648279 gene encoding disease resistance protein RPM1-like, producing MAEAVVGVLIGKLGAALAKEAASYGASLVCKEASALKGVFGEIRKAEVELESMKAYLRDSEKFKDTDETTGIFVNKIRELSFRIEDVVDEFMYKLEGNKHGGFAAKTKKRIKHVKVWRRLALELNNIIVELREAAKRRDLYARPGMENYAGSTDHHARSTHQTSCFAREDDLVGIEGNATKLKGWLVDDLEERKTKITTVWGMGGVGKTTLVDHVYKIVKVEFDAAAWVTVSKSYQVEDLAKKIAREFSISIDSSNMDMRRVVDVIRNHLEGTLRLRHWQLVTAQLSWNHWEKISLGTYSAK
- the LOC120647422 gene encoding disease resistance protein RPM1-like codes for the protein MTRRRLIRHWITSGFIKKKDNETLEQVAEGYLIDLVNRSLLQVVRKNESGRVKRCRMHDVIRRLAIEKAAKERFGVVYEGHGTLEVHGTRRLSIQSTDIALINQPGARHLRAVYVFMSSVDIVSLKPILTSSILLSTLDLQGTEIKVLPNEVFNLLNLRFLGLRDTRIEILPEAIGRLQNLEILDTAHSCLLSLPKDVAKVNKLRYLYATVEVTEGCIILRRGVKVPGGIRNLTGLHVLQNIKASSETLHDIAALTELRKLGVDGLTSEHSLSLRNALLNMKNLVSLVMKTSNENEVLPLEELCLPETLSKLALTGQLEKERMPRILSSWLHPNNLTDLHLTFSKLDGKSFSNLMVLQNLCFLTLFKAYDGRTLCFSRQSFPRLRFLKILDAPHLNQVEIEEDALGSLVTLKFSECPEMKRLPQGIEHLRALDNIYLQNTVYELIEMLRKEHETAECKQELMKIGHIRRVIIVSTEKNFWRRIIFRGNE